The Nitrospinaceae bacterium genome window below encodes:
- a CDS encoding deoxyribonuclease, with the protein MDDGLLTPSSMISVEISRKQLKKIYLEGNYFKTLHCGCFFDKIQQVYPKMCDHGPKGTENREQRTILEWVHAVPVSTFAKSLKCWDEALCRGDGKGEGKGSRCCNVLSPKFKTREADMHNLFPAVGDEDEGPTELSGAFGGMQEYRFCRDKSTSVSSPRPGARGDIARAYFYMSRQYGVKIAEEVEDRFRKWHFEDPPDAWEEERNSFIELVQGNRNPFIDHPEWVERVRDF; encoded by the coding sequence ATGGATGACGGACTGCTGACGCCTTCCAGCATGATCAGCGTCGAAATATCGAGAAAACAGTTGAAAAAGATCTATTTGGAGGGAAACTATTTCAAGACCCTGCATTGTGGATGTTTTTTCGATAAGATCCAGCAGGTGTACCCTAAGATGTGCGACCACGGGCCGAAGGGGACTGAAAACAGGGAGCAACGAACAATATTGGAATGGGTGCATGCGGTTCCGGTATCCACGTTTGCCAAGTCTCTCAAGTGCTGGGATGAAGCCCTTTGCCGCGGTGATGGCAAGGGAGAGGGAAAAGGGTCACGCTGTTGCAATGTGCTTTCTCCCAAGTTTAAGACGCGGGAGGCGGACATGCACAACCTGTTTCCCGCCGTCGGCGATGAAGACGAGGGGCCAACCGAACTTTCTGGTGCGTTTGGAGGAATGCAGGAATACAGGTTTTGCAGAGATAAAAGCACGTCTGTGTCAAGTCCGAGGCCGGGTGCGCGGGGTGACATCGCCCGCGCCTATTTTTATATGTCCCGCCAATACGGGGTGAAGATTGCTGAAGAGGTGGAAGACCGGTTTAGAAAGTGGCACTTTGAAGATCCTCCCGATGCGTGGGAGGAGGAGAGAAATTCTTTCATCGAATTGGTTCAGGGGAATCGAAACCCTTTCATCGATCACCCGGAGTGGGTCGAACGGGTGAGGGATTTTTAA
- the yedY_1 gene encoding mononuclear molybdenum enzyme YedY gives MSQIILPKAWHVPQKEITPESVFNNRRHFLKLMGFTAAGIAGALLAPPAFANSAGSKLAEKLFQDNQNSALPYFPNLKRSPDYTIRRPMTDEKVALKYNNFYEFSSEKDRVWQSIDAFEPRPWEIEIGGLVENPGKYSIDDFIKTFNLEERVYRHRCVETWAMVVPWNGFPMSDLIDQVQPKSNSRYVKFTSFDDPEAAPGQKRFNDLPWPYTEALTMSEAMNELTFIGTGVYGHILPKQHGAPIRLVTPWKYGFKSIKSIVKIEFTDSRPATFWNTLIPREYDFEANVNPDVPHPRWSQRREKMIGTGEIFATQKYNGYGDFVAELYA, from the coding sequence ATGAGCCAAATAATTCTTCCGAAAGCCTGGCATGTTCCTCAAAAAGAAATCACTCCTGAATCCGTATTTAACAACCGCAGGCATTTTCTAAAATTGATGGGGTTCACCGCCGCCGGAATTGCCGGCGCTCTCCTGGCGCCGCCGGCGTTTGCAAACAGTGCGGGCTCGAAGCTGGCAGAAAAATTGTTCCAGGACAACCAGAACTCAGCCCTTCCCTATTTTCCCAATTTAAAGCGCAGTCCCGACTATACGATTCGCCGGCCCATGACCGATGAAAAAGTGGCTCTCAAATATAATAATTTCTATGAATTCAGCTCCGAGAAAGACCGCGTGTGGCAGTCCATTGACGCTTTCGAACCCAGGCCCTGGGAAATCGAAATCGGCGGGCTGGTGGAAAATCCCGGCAAATACTCGATCGACGATTTTATTAAAACTTTCAATCTGGAAGAACGCGTGTACCGCCACCGTTGTGTGGAAACCTGGGCGATGGTCGTTCCATGGAATGGCTTTCCCATGTCGGATTTGATCGACCAGGTGCAACCCAAATCCAACTCCCGCTATGTGAAGTTCACCAGTTTTGACGACCCGGAGGCCGCTCCCGGACAAAAGCGCTTTAACGATCTGCCCTGGCCTTACACCGAAGCTCTGACCATGTCTGAAGCGATGAACGAATTGACTTTCATCGGGACCGGGGTTTACGGGCACATCCTGCCCAAACAACATGGTGCGCCGATCCGTCTGGTGACGCCCTGGAAATATGGATTCAAGAGCATCAAGTCCATCGTCAAAATCGAGTTCACCGATTCCAGGCCCGCAACCTTCTGGAACACTCTAATCCCCAGGGAATACGATTTCGAAGCCAACGTCAACCCCGATGTTCCGCATCCGCGCTGGTCGCAACGGCGGGAAAAGATGATCGGCACGGGCGAAATCTTTGCCACGCAGAAATACAACGGCTACGGGGACTTCGTCGCCGAACTTTATGCATAA
- the flgE gene encoding flagellar hook protein FlgE codes for MALISALFTGVSGLTSNSQALNIIGDNIANVNTVGFKGSKAVFSDTFSTLLANGDTTSQVGTGSQLQSVLQSFTQGAFESSSNALDMAVDGSGFFIVNNGIGNFYTRNGQFRLNDQGLVQSSTGETLQGFQITNGVTSSSLTSVDLAGVQSAPQASTTFTLGANLNSASSGGTTFTSPVTLFNSVGTQVIMSMTFTKATTGNTWSFVASPSTGAVTSGASGTVTFDTTGQLSAINGGAIADQTIVIDYSSSNPPANTQTLTWDLVDSTGATNRKFTGFAAQSNNNSLIQDGFPTGTLIGLSVNSAGVISGLFNNGQSDNLFQVGLADFLSPVGLNRVGQNLFAESGQSGQPILGAAETGGFGSVLGSSLELSNVDLASEFVTMIQTQQAFQASARVITTTDDLLTETVNLVR; via the coding sequence ATGGCGTTAATCAGCGCATTATTCACAGGGGTATCGGGCCTCACCAGTAACTCTCAGGCCTTGAACATCATTGGCGACAACATTGCCAATGTGAACACCGTCGGTTTCAAGGGAAGTAAAGCTGTATTCAGCGATACGTTCAGTACGCTTCTCGCCAACGGCGATACCACCAGCCAGGTGGGGACCGGTTCTCAGTTGCAAAGCGTTCTGCAATCTTTTACACAGGGCGCTTTCGAGTCCTCTTCCAACGCTCTCGATATGGCCGTGGACGGGTCGGGGTTTTTCATCGTCAATAATGGCATAGGAAATTTCTACACCCGCAACGGACAATTTCGTTTGAACGATCAGGGATTGGTGCAGTCCTCCACCGGTGAAACGCTACAAGGTTTTCAAATCACGAACGGTGTCACTTCTTCCAGTCTGACCAGCGTCGACCTGGCGGGCGTGCAGTCCGCACCGCAGGCGAGCACCACATTCACGCTCGGCGCCAATCTCAACTCCGCTTCGTCAGGCGGTACGACGTTCACCTCTCCAGTTACTCTTTTTAACTCAGTCGGCACCCAGGTCATCATGAGTATGACTTTCACTAAAGCCACAACGGGAAACACCTGGTCGTTTGTGGCCAGCCCCTCGACAGGAGCCGTCACCTCAGGAGCGTCCGGAACCGTCACCTTTGATACCACAGGACAGCTCTCTGCCATCAACGGTGGGGCGATTGCCGATCAGACTATTGTCATTGATTATTCCAGCTCCAACCCTCCGGCAAACACGCAAACCTTGACCTGGGATCTGGTCGATTCTACCGGGGCCACCAACCGGAAATTCACCGGGTTTGCGGCGCAATCGAACAACAACTCCCTGATTCAGGACGGTTTCCCAACAGGAACTCTGATCGGTTTATCCGTCAATTCCGCGGGTGTCATATCCGGTTTGTTCAACAACGGCCAGTCGGATAATTTATTTCAGGTGGGTCTTGCAGACTTTCTGTCACCGGTTGGGTTGAACCGCGTCGGTCAAAATCTATTTGCCGAATCGGGCCAATCCGGACAGCCCATTCTTGGTGCGGCGGAAACGGGAGGGTTCGGATCGGTGCTCGGCAGTTCGCTGGAGTTGTCCAATGTCGATCTGGCATCGGAATTCGTTACCATGATCCAGACCCAGCAGGCGTTTCAGGCCAGCGCCCGGGTCATCACCACCACAGACGACCTCCTGACCGAAACCGTGAACCTCGTTCGGTAA
- a CDS encoding basal-body rod modification protein FlgD: protein MITGLTPIATEVASASTNIAGNQSLGKDAFLQLLVAQLQAQDPLDPQSAEDFSAQLAQFSSLEQMTNVNANLEQIQKFEQAVNNSSLVNLIGKNIDAPGNVINLNPGETESLNFSLSEDAEQVEVEIFDSTGQKVTTLTIAGQTAGNSQAVWNGTDGQGKPVDPGVYTFQVKAQKANGDEVAAQTFISGKITDVVFEEDGANAIINGQKISVSEISRVSI from the coding sequence ATGATAACAGGTTTGACACCCATTGCCACGGAAGTCGCTTCGGCTTCCACCAATATTGCCGGCAACCAGTCATTGGGCAAAGATGCCTTTCTTCAGCTTCTGGTGGCCCAGCTTCAGGCTCAGGATCCTCTGGACCCACAGAGCGCGGAAGATTTTAGCGCCCAATTGGCCCAGTTCAGCAGTTTGGAGCAGATGACCAATGTCAACGCCAACCTGGAGCAGATCCAGAAATTTGAACAGGCCGTCAACAATTCGTCCCTGGTCAATCTGATCGGTAAAAATATCGATGCCCCTGGTAATGTTATCAATCTCAATCCGGGTGAAACGGAATCTCTAAACTTTTCCTTGAGTGAGGATGCCGAGCAGGTAGAGGTCGAAATTTTTGACAGTACTGGGCAAAAGGTCACCACCTTGACCATTGCGGGGCAAACCGCCGGCAACAGCCAGGCAGTCTGGAATGGAACCGATGGACAGGGAAAACCGGTCGACCCGGGAGTTTACACGTTCCAGGTGAAAGCCCAGAAAGCCAATGGAGATGAAGTGGCGGCCCAGACGTTTATTTCTGGAAAAATCACCGACGTGGTATTTGAAGAAGACGGAGCTAATGCGATCATCAATGGTCAAAAAATATCTGTGAGCGAAATCTCACGTGTCAGTATTTAA
- the pilS gene encoding PAS domain-containing sensor histidine kinase: protein MPHIRESPDPELKQRLKTVMVLRIVFLTGFVVFLLLLGARIEFSASLVPLTAIICSGYFLTIIYALFFNVCKPSFAASFQVVGDLFLVAGIIYTTGGTESPLSFLFLFVIIVASFVLSRAACYFAASGASILYGLLIDLEYYRFIQPYYLFHEPDRVIDGSYAFYLVFLNIGSYYCVAYLSSFLNQRLRIVKEELAAASKDLEELQVFHTHVVRDMGTGLITTDESGVITSLNRAAEDITGYKLEESWGLACDALLPFPILQDYLKFPNGVSQPVQTEGECKRKDGKAIFIRMKVSRFSNLESPRQGFICVFEDLTDYKEMREKISQAEQLAAVGRFSAGLAHEIRNPLASLSGSIQMLSKGLQLENTHRRLMEIVIKETDRLNGILTDFLNYSHPRKNRQTLVDLTQLIQDVILLIKNSKEFSPAHHIEIAPGAGHLVISADEQELKQLVWNLCINGLQSMSSGGTLKLGLSKVASFQTRTFQSDKRGFVFTIEDEGCGIAADQLKKIFDPFHTTKDNGVGLGLATVYRIVQQMGGTLDVASQEGKGTRFSVFLPRGAADAGKNLEDLELDAVFAARTK from the coding sequence ATGCCTCACATCAGGGAAAGCCCGGACCCGGAACTTAAGCAACGTCTCAAAACGGTCATGGTCCTCAGGATCGTATTCCTGACCGGCTTTGTCGTCTTTCTTTTACTGCTGGGGGCGCGCATCGAATTTTCCGCATCTCTAGTCCCCCTGACCGCTATCATATGTTCCGGTTATTTTCTTACTATAATCTACGCTCTGTTTTTTAATGTTTGCAAACCCTCGTTTGCGGCTTCCTTTCAGGTCGTTGGCGATCTTTTTTTGGTGGCCGGCATTATTTACACCACTGGAGGAACTGAAAGCCCCCTTTCTTTTCTTTTTCTGTTTGTCATTATCGTTGCCAGTTTTGTTTTGTCCCGCGCGGCATGCTATTTTGCAGCTTCGGGAGCAAGCATCCTTTATGGTTTGTTGATCGACCTGGAGTATTACCGGTTCATTCAGCCCTACTATTTGTTTCACGAACCCGATAGAGTTATCGACGGCAGTTATGCTTTCTATTTGGTTTTCCTGAATATCGGTTCTTATTATTGTGTCGCCTACCTGAGCAGTTTTCTCAATCAGCGTTTGAGGATAGTCAAAGAGGAACTTGCCGCGGCAAGTAAAGACCTCGAAGAACTGCAGGTCTTTCACACCCATGTGGTCCGTGATATGGGGACGGGGCTGATCACCACCGATGAAAGCGGTGTCATTACCTCACTGAACCGGGCGGCGGAAGATATTACCGGATACAAACTGGAAGAAAGCTGGGGACTTGCTTGCGACGCCTTATTGCCGTTTCCCATATTGCAAGATTATTTGAAGTTTCCGAACGGCGTTTCTCAACCTGTGCAAACCGAGGGAGAATGCAAACGTAAGGACGGAAAAGCCATCTTCATTCGAATGAAGGTGAGCCGGTTTTCAAATTTGGAGTCTCCTCGCCAGGGATTCATATGTGTGTTTGAAGATCTGACAGACTACAAGGAGATGCGGGAAAAAATCTCACAAGCGGAACAGCTGGCCGCCGTGGGTCGTTTTTCAGCAGGGCTGGCGCATGAAATCCGCAACCCTCTGGCTTCCCTGAGCGGGTCGATCCAGATGCTCAGCAAGGGGTTGCAGCTTGAAAATACGCACCGCCGACTGATGGAGATTGTGATCAAGGAAACCGACCGGCTCAATGGCATTCTCACCGATTTTTTGAACTATTCGCATCCCAGGAAAAACCGTCAAACTCTGGTCGACCTTACCCAGCTCATTCAGGATGTGATCCTGCTGATAAAAAACTCAAAAGAATTTTCCCCCGCGCATCACATCGAAATCGCACCTGGAGCGGGGCACTTGGTGATCAGCGCCGATGAACAGGAACTGAAACAACTCGTTTGGAATTTGTGCATCAATGGACTGCAATCGATGAGTTCCGGAGGAACCCTCAAATTGGGATTGAGTAAGGTCGCCTCGTTTCAAACCAGAACGTTTCAATCCGATAAAAGAGGGTTTGTGTTCACCATAGAAGATGAAGGGTGTGGCATCGCCGCCGATCAATTGAAAAAAATATTTGATCCCTTTCATACGACTAAAGATAATGGGGTGGGGCTGGGCTTGGCGACGGTTTACCGAATCGTCCAGCAAATGGGTGGGACTCTGGATGTTGCCAGTCAAGAAGGAAAGGGAACGCGTTTTTCCGTATTTCTTCCCAGGGGGGCGGCAGACGCCGGGAAAAACCTGGAGGACCTTGAGTTGGATGCCGTTTTCGCCGCACGCACAAAATAA
- the pilC gene encoding type II secretion system protein F, whose product MPTFTYKARVRGQIRTGEVDADDEKSAIAKLKLQKIRINSIKKKGASEFFGPKKKKITGRDIVVFTRQFSTMVDAGLPLVQCLDILGRQSENKTFGEIILQVKANIEKGSDLSDSMRKHPKTFDNLYCNLVEAGEVGGILDVILKRLADYIEKSESLKKKVKSAMVYPGVIITVAVGVVAFLMIFVIPAFAGLFAGGGGELPGPTKIVMMVSDFFRTKWYYLFGGIAALIFLIRKIYSTERGRFEIDKLLLQIPVVGVLIQKVSVAKFTRTLGTLIASGVPLIEGLEICARTSGNKIVERAVFRTIEAIKGGENIAGPLARESIFPPMVIQMIDVGENSGSLDSMCHKVADFYDEEVDNAVAALTSLLEPMLMVFLGIVVGFIVVAMYLPIFKLGDAI is encoded by the coding sequence GTGCCAACATTTACGTATAAAGCCAGGGTGAGGGGGCAGATTAGAACAGGCGAGGTGGATGCGGACGACGAAAAGTCCGCTATCGCCAAATTGAAGCTCCAGAAAATTCGGATCAATTCGATCAAAAAAAAGGGAGCCTCAGAATTTTTTGGCCCCAAAAAGAAAAAAATTACCGGACGGGATATCGTTGTTTTTACCCGCCAGTTTTCCACCATGGTCGATGCAGGTCTTCCCCTCGTGCAATGTTTGGACATTTTGGGCAGGCAATCTGAAAATAAAACTTTTGGAGAAATCATTCTCCAGGTCAAGGCGAATATTGAAAAGGGGAGCGACCTTTCCGATTCGATGCGCAAGCACCCAAAAACCTTTGACAACCTGTATTGTAACCTGGTGGAAGCAGGAGAAGTGGGCGGTATTCTCGACGTTATTTTGAAACGTCTGGCCGATTATATTGAAAAGTCCGAGTCTCTTAAGAAAAAGGTAAAGTCGGCGATGGTGTACCCCGGCGTCATCATCACCGTTGCGGTGGGTGTGGTGGCCTTTTTGATGATTTTTGTTATTCCCGCCTTTGCCGGTTTATTTGCTGGAGGAGGAGGGGAGTTGCCTGGACCCACAAAGATCGTCATGATGGTGAGTGATTTTTTTCGCACTAAATGGTATTACCTTTTTGGTGGTATTGCGGCGTTGATTTTTCTCATTCGAAAGATTTATTCCACCGAACGGGGTCGTTTTGAAATTGATAAATTGTTATTGCAGATTCCCGTTGTCGGAGTCCTGATTCAAAAGGTCTCCGTTGCCAAATTCACCCGGACCCTCGGTACGTTGATTGCCAGCGGCGTTCCTTTGATTGAGGGACTGGAGATTTGTGCGCGTACCTCTGGAAATAAAATCGTGGAGCGCGCGGTATTTAGAACCATTGAAGCGATCAAAGGCGGGGAAAACATCGCCGGCCCGCTTGCCCGGGAAAGTATTTTCCCCCCAATGGTGATTCAAATGATCGACGTTGGTGAAAACTCAGGATCGTTGGACAGTATGTGTCACAAAGTCGCCGACTTTTATGACGAGGAAGTCGATAACGCTGTCGCCGCTCTGACTTCGTTGTTGGAACCTATGTTGATGGTTTTTCTGGGTATCGTTGTCGGTTTCATTGTTGTGGCAATGTATTTGCCCATATTCAAGTTGGGCGACGCGATTTAG
- a CDS encoding twitching motility protein PilT, protein MRKAETDHILTTMLESQGNISDLNVTAGKSFQVESSGQLTQVSLEPAIPKITPFQAEIFALNLVNSDRRLTETLIREGSCDCSYFLVGKVRFRVNIFSQRGNYSTVLRKLETRIPSLEDLKLPPQFGKAADEKNGLILVTGATGSGKSTTLAALLNKINDEKSIHIITLEDPVEFVHPHKKATFNQRELGSDYDAFSSGLRAALRQAPKVILVGEMRDRETVEIGMSAAETGHLVMSTLHTVDAGQTINRIIGMFSKEEEQQIRIRLAETVRWIICQRLLPKVGGGRIALLEILSTSLRVKDAIINGESEGKTFYEIISNGEPYGMWTFDQHILKLFKEGQITEETAMAYASRKSVVARGIDAFRASKGEKTTDIDELAMDEDYETQLK, encoded by the coding sequence ATGAGAAAAGCCGAAACTGATCATATCCTGACCACCATGCTGGAGTCTCAAGGCAATATTTCCGACCTCAACGTCACTGCCGGGAAATCCTTTCAGGTGGAATCTTCCGGACAATTGACCCAGGTTTCGTTGGAGCCGGCGATTCCCAAAATAACGCCGTTTCAGGCGGAAATTTTTGCGCTCAACCTGGTCAACTCCGATCGCAGGTTGACCGAAACCCTCATTCGGGAAGGTTCCTGCGACTGCTCCTATTTTTTAGTCGGGAAAGTTCGTTTCAGGGTCAATATATTTTCCCAGCGCGGTAATTACAGCACCGTCCTTCGAAAACTTGAAACCCGTATCCCATCCCTTGAGGACTTGAAACTTCCGCCGCAATTTGGCAAGGCCGCGGATGAAAAAAACGGATTGATTCTGGTCACGGGAGCCACCGGCAGTGGTAAGTCGACCACTCTTGCCGCACTTTTAAACAAGATCAATGACGAAAAATCCATTCATATCATCACCCTTGAAGATCCCGTGGAATTTGTGCACCCGCATAAAAAGGCGACGTTCAACCAGCGGGAACTGGGAAGCGATTACGATGCGTTTTCCAGCGGATTGCGGGCGGCTCTTCGGCAGGCGCCGAAAGTGATTCTGGTGGGTGAAATGCGCGACCGGGAAACGGTCGAGATTGGAATGAGCGCCGCTGAAACTGGCCACCTGGTCATGAGCACCTTGCACACCGTAGATGCAGGCCAAACCATCAACCGCATCATCGGCATGTTTTCCAAAGAGGAAGAACAGCAGATCCGTATCCGTTTGGCGGAAACCGTTCGCTGGATCATCTGTCAAAGGCTGTTGCCCAAGGTGGGAGGCGGAAGGATTGCCCTCCTTGAAATTCTTTCCACCAGCCTCAGGGTCAAAGATGCGATCATCAATGGTGAGTCTGAGGGGAAAACCTTTTATGAAATCATTTCGAACGGCGAACCTTATGGAATGTGGACGTTTGATCAACATATTTTGAAGTTGTTTAAGGAAGGGCAGATCACTGAAGAAACGGCGATGGCCTATGCTTCCCGAAAAAGCGTCGTGGCAAGGGGAATCGATGCCTTCAGGGCTTCCAAGGGCGAAAAAACCACGGATATCGACGAATTGGCTATGGATGAAGATTACGAAACGCAACTCAAATGA
- a CDS encoding twitching motility protein PilT yields MAKIDAFFKLMNEQGASDLHLVAGSQPVLRVHGDMERVKYKELENDELKSILYEIAPENKIKVFEETGDIDFAYEIPNLARYRANYFQQKWGIGAVFREIPSEILTAEQLGLPSVISKLSMLHKGMVLVTGPTGSGKSTTLAAMIDFINRNRKNHIITIEDPVEFVHKNKNCIINHREVGIHTQGFKSALRGALREDPDIILVGEMRDLETIELALEAASTGHLVFGTLHTQSAAKTIDRVIDVFPAHQQAQIRTTLSETLKGVVAQNLFKRIDKKGRIAVLEVLVVTPAVSNLIREGKTFQIPSAIQTGKKFGMQSLDDAILDSLNNKKISADDAFEKAIVKDRFIQYLKKPPEFI; encoded by the coding sequence GTGGCAAAAATAGACGCTTTTTTTAAATTGATGAATGAGCAGGGTGCTTCTGATCTCCATCTGGTCGCCGGGTCACAACCCGTTCTTCGGGTTCACGGTGATATGGAGCGAGTCAAGTATAAAGAGCTTGAAAATGACGAACTGAAAAGCATCTTGTATGAAATCGCTCCGGAGAACAAGATCAAGGTTTTTGAAGAAACCGGCGATATCGACTTTGCGTATGAAATACCCAATCTGGCCCGCTACAGGGCAAACTATTTTCAGCAGAAATGGGGAATCGGCGCCGTATTCCGCGAGATTCCGAGTGAAATCCTGACAGCGGAACAATTGGGTCTGCCTTCGGTCATTTCCAAACTCTCCATGCTGCACAAGGGAATGGTGCTGGTCACGGGGCCAACGGGAAGTGGTAAATCGACGACTCTTGCGGCCATGATTGATTTCATCAACAGGAATAGAAAAAACCATATCATCACCATTGAAGATCCCGTTGAGTTTGTTCACAAGAACAAAAACTGCATCATCAATCATCGTGAAGTGGGAATTCATACCCAGGGTTTTAAATCGGCTCTTCGAGGCGCGCTCAGGGAAGACCCGGATATCATTCTTGTGGGCGAAATGCGCGATCTGGAAACCATCGAGCTGGCGCTGGAAGCCGCCTCCACCGGACATCTGGTGTTTGGCACCTTGCACACGCAAAGTGCTGCTAAAACCATTGATCGTGTCATTGATGTGTTCCCGGCCCATCAGCAGGCGCAAATCCGCACGACTCTTTCAGAGACCCTTAAAGGCGTGGTGGCTCAGAACCTGTTCAAGCGAATCGACAAGAAAGGCCGGATCGCGGTTCTTGAAGTGTTGGTGGTGACTCCCGCTGTGTCGAATTTGATTCGCGAAGGAAAAACGTTCCAAATTCCCTCCGCGATTCAAACGGGGAAAAAATTCGGCATGCAGTCTTTGGACGATGCCATTCTGGATTCATTAAATAACAAAAAGATCAGCGCCGACGATGCATTTGAAAAAGCCATTGTTAAAGATCGATTCATTCAGTATCTGAAAAAACCACCGGAATTTATTTAG